The Enterobacteriaceae endosymbiont of Plateumaris sericea sequence ATCAATAGGATTAAAAAATGAATTAATTCAGAATTCTATACGTATTTCTTTAGGTAGATTTACTACTAAAAAAGAAATTGATTATACTATTTATAAATTACATAAATCAATAAATAAAATAATACATAAATAAATTATATTTATAAAATATAAAAATATTAATAAATAAATTTATAGTAATTTATATTTAATTAAATAAAAATTTAATAAAATATAATAATAATTATTATTATATTTTTATAAAAATTCATAATTTATTTATAATTAATATAATTTCTATATTATAGAAAATATTAATTTTAAATATATTATATATAATTATATTATATGTACAGAAGTAGTATTTGTTGTTCCACTTGGTACTAAAGCTCCAGAAACCATAACAATAACATCTCCTTTTACAGCATATTTACTAGATAAAGCAACTTTTTTACCTATATGATAAAAATCATCTGTAGATAATATTTTTTTTACTAATTTAGGTATTATTCCTTTACTTAATATTAATTGTTTAGAAGTTTTAATATTAGTAGTTAAAGCTAAAATAATAGCTTTAGGAAAATATTTTCTTACTGATTTTGCAGATTTACCTAATTCTGTTGCTACAATAATTAAAGGTGCTTTTAATTTTTCTGATATTTCTACTGCACTCCGACATATTGCATCAGTAATACTCATTTCTGTATTTTTATAAAAATTTATTCTATTATTCATAGTTATATCTGTTCTTTCACAAATATTAGACATAATAGCAACAGATTCTAAAGGATATTTTCCTTTAGCACTTTCTCCGGATAACATAACAGCATCAGTACCATCTAAAATTGCATTAGCTACATCTCCAGCTTCTGCTCTTGTAGGACGAGGATTTTTAATCATCGAATCTAACATTTGAGTTGCTGTTATTACTACTTTACCAAAAAAATTACATTTTTTAATCATCATTTTTTGAGCAAAAATTACATCTTCTACTGGTATTTCTACTCCTAAATCTCCTCTAGCAACCATAATTCCATCAGCAACACTTAAAATATCATCAAAATTATTTAACCCTTCTTGATTTTCAATTTTTGCTATAATTTGAATATTTTCTCCTTTATTTTTTTTTAAAAAATTTTTAATTTCTAATATATCTTCTTTTTTTCTTATAAATGAAGCAGCAATATAATCTATTTTATTTTTACATGCAAAGATTAAATCATCTTTATCTTTTGTTGATAAAGAAGGTAATTTAGTAGATATTCCAGGTAAATTAATTCCTTTATTTTCTGATAATTTACCATTATTTAATACTTGACAAATAATATTATTATTACTTATTTCTAATACTTTCATTTCTATAAGACCATCATCTACAAGTATTTTATTTCCTACATTAAGATCAAAAATTAAATTAGGATATGTTATTGCAACACAATGTTTATCACCAATAACAGATTTATCTGTAGTTAAAATAAATTTTTGTCCAGATTTTAAATATACATCTATACCATTTTTAAGTTTTATAGTACGTATTTCAGGACCTTTAGTATCTAATAA is a genomic window containing:
- the pykF gene encoding pyruvate kinase PykF; the protein is MKKTKIICTIGPSSESKDILSKLLNLGMNVMRLNFSHGNHKDHEKRIILLREIMNITGQNAAILLDTKGPEIRTIKLKNGIDVYLKSGQKFILTTDKSVIGDKHCVAITYPNLIFDLNVGNKILVDDGLIEMKVLEISNNNIICQVLNNGKLSENKGINLPGISTKLPSLSTKDKDDLIFACKNKIDYIAASFIRKKEDILEIKNFLKKNKGENIQIIAKIENQEGLNNFDDILSVADGIMVARGDLGVEIPVEDVIFAQKMMIKKCNFFGKVVITATQMLDSMIKNPRPTRAEAGDVANAILDGTDAVMLSGESAKGKYPLESVAIMSNICERTDITMNNRINFYKNTEMSITDAICRSAVEISEKLKAPLIIVATELGKSAKSVRKYFPKAIILALTTNIKTSKQLILSKGIIPKLVKKILSTDDFYHIGKKVALSSKYAVKGDVIVMVSGALVPSGTTNTTSVHII